From one Luteolibacter sp. SL250 genomic stretch:
- a CDS encoding malate:quinone oxidoreductase, giving the protein MAMKRVETIAEPDVILIGGGIMSATLGVLLNQLDPSLKIQIVEALAEVAKESTNPWNNAGTGHAALCELNYTKERPDGSVDISKAVEINEAFELSKQFWSYLAAQGILPAPEEFITKVPHMSFVRGKEDQAFLKRRHETMAKHHFFAEMEYSEDGGRIKEWAPLLLQGRNAAEPIAATRVEGGTDVNFGALTRSLVDYLVSKENVKVATRHQVHNIKRKRDGRWELTVRNLEKGINRSVTAPFVFVGAGGASLPLLQKSKIEEGKGFGGFPVSGQFLVCDNPEVVESHHAKVYGKAAVGAPPMSVPHLDTRVIDGKLSLLFGPFAGFSPKFLKSGSFFDLPGSVKISNLIPMLAVGKDNMDLTRYLIEQVIQHPQDRLDALREFFPDAKLEDWRLLTAGQRVQIIKQDAKKGGVLQFGTEVVAAGDGSIAALLGASPGASTAVDVMLDIIGKCFKNRLPEWKAKLEEMVPSHGKSLAGDPELYRKLRTAADGALGIS; this is encoded by the coding sequence ATGGCCATGAAACGTGTTGAAACGATCGCGGAACCGGACGTCATCCTCATCGGCGGAGGGATCATGAGCGCCACCCTGGGCGTCCTGCTCAACCAACTGGACCCCTCGCTGAAGATCCAGATCGTGGAAGCCCTCGCGGAAGTCGCGAAAGAGAGCACCAATCCCTGGAACAACGCCGGCACCGGCCATGCCGCCCTCTGCGAGCTGAACTACACCAAGGAAAGGCCCGACGGCTCCGTCGATATCTCCAAGGCCGTCGAGATCAACGAGGCATTCGAGCTTTCCAAGCAATTCTGGTCCTACCTCGCGGCGCAGGGCATCCTCCCCGCTCCGGAAGAGTTCATCACCAAGGTGCCGCATATGAGCTTCGTGCGCGGAAAGGAAGACCAGGCCTTCCTGAAGCGCCGCCATGAGACGATGGCGAAGCACCACTTCTTCGCCGAGATGGAGTACTCCGAAGACGGCGGCCGGATCAAGGAATGGGCGCCGCTGTTGCTGCAGGGCCGCAACGCCGCCGAACCCATCGCCGCGACCCGCGTGGAAGGCGGAACGGACGTGAACTTCGGCGCGCTCACCCGCAGTCTCGTGGACTACTTGGTTTCCAAGGAGAACGTGAAGGTGGCCACCCGCCACCAGGTCCACAACATCAAGCGCAAGCGCGACGGACGCTGGGAACTGACGGTGCGCAACCTGGAAAAAGGCATCAACCGCTCCGTGACCGCTCCCTTCGTCTTCGTGGGGGCGGGAGGTGCGTCCCTCCCCCTTCTCCAGAAGTCGAAGATCGAGGAAGGCAAAGGCTTCGGCGGATTCCCCGTCAGCGGCCAGTTCCTGGTCTGTGACAATCCGGAAGTCGTCGAAAGCCACCACGCGAAGGTCTACGGCAAGGCCGCCGTCGGCGCGCCGCCGATGTCCGTCCCCCACCTGGACACCCGGGTGATCGACGGCAAGCTGTCCCTCCTCTTCGGGCCGTTCGCCGGTTTCTCGCCGAAGTTCCTGAAGTCCGGATCGTTCTTCGACCTGCCGGGATCGGTGAAAATCTCCAACCTGATCCCGATGCTCGCCGTCGGTAAGGACAACATGGACCTGACCCGCTATCTGATCGAGCAGGTGATCCAGCATCCGCAGGACCGCCTGGACGCGCTGCGCGAATTTTTCCCGGATGCAAAGCTGGAGGACTGGCGTCTGCTCACCGCAGGCCAGCGGGTGCAGATCATCAAGCAGGACGCGAAGAAAGGCGGCGTCCTCCAGTTCGGCACGGAAGTGGTCGCGGCCGGTGACGGCTCGATCGCCGCGCTGCTGGGGGCCTCCCCCGGTGCATCCACTGCGGTGGATGTGATGCTCGATATCATCGGCAAGTGCTTCAAAAACCGCCTGCCGGAATGGAAGGCGAAGCTGGAGGAAATGGTCCCCTCCCACGGCAAGAGCTTGGCGGGCGATCCGGAACTCTACCGTAAGCTGCGCACGGCAGCGGATGGCGCGCTCGGCATTTCCTGA
- a CDS encoding flotillin family protein has protein sequence MPLVYLAASLPVLILAAAVVLVLFTALVAIAARYKKCPSDRVLVVYGKVGDGKSAQCYHGGAAFIWPVIQDYQYLTLTPLPIDIRLEGALSKQNIRVNTPSTFTVGISTEPGVMENAAERLLGLTMPQISELAKDIIFGQMRVVIATMDIEEINSDRDKLIANISQGVEVELKKVGLRLINVNVQDITDASGYIDALGQEAASAAIAAAKIKVAQADRDGEIGAAAAQRDKRISVSGANAEATRGENTAEVEIAHSNAQRRSAQAEAERIAQAAEKVAHAKVLEEAYVSEQSAEKQRAERDKATQFANIVVPAEVAKQRQLVEADAEAEKVRRIQQGKADGVRAEKQAEADGIIFVKEAEAGGLKARLIAEADGLRSRLLAEAEGAQAVLVGKAKGFEDLIQSCQGPGGAQQLLITELLPQLVEAQVKAIANLKIDKLTVWDSGKGADGKNSTAGFLSGLAGSVPPLHELAKNVGVELPSYLGKLDDPQANPPSVQPPSPEAPVTGNTQSAENI, from the coding sequence ATGCCACTCGTGTATCTCGCAGCATCCCTGCCCGTGCTCATCCTCGCGGCCGCGGTCGTTCTCGTCCTTTTCACCGCGCTCGTCGCCATCGCCGCGCGTTACAAGAAATGCCCTTCCGACCGGGTTCTGGTCGTCTATGGCAAGGTCGGTGATGGGAAATCCGCCCAGTGCTACCATGGCGGTGCCGCGTTCATCTGGCCGGTCATCCAGGACTACCAATATCTGACGCTGACGCCGCTGCCGATCGACATCCGTCTGGAAGGCGCGCTCTCAAAGCAGAATATCCGGGTCAATACCCCGTCCACCTTCACCGTCGGCATCTCCACGGAGCCAGGCGTGATGGAGAACGCCGCCGAGCGCCTGCTCGGGCTGACCATGCCCCAGATCAGCGAGCTGGCGAAGGACATCATCTTCGGCCAGATGCGCGTGGTCATCGCCACGATGGACATCGAGGAAATCAACTCGGACCGCGACAAGCTGATCGCGAACATCTCGCAGGGCGTCGAGGTGGAACTGAAGAAAGTCGGCCTCCGTCTCATCAACGTCAATGTCCAGGATATCACGGATGCCTCCGGCTACATCGACGCCCTGGGTCAGGAAGCCGCTTCCGCCGCCATTGCCGCCGCGAAGATCAAAGTTGCCCAAGCGGACCGCGACGGTGAGATCGGAGCGGCGGCCGCCCAGCGGGACAAACGGATCAGCGTTTCCGGAGCGAATGCGGAGGCCACCCGGGGGGAGAACACTGCGGAGGTGGAGATAGCCCATTCCAACGCCCAGCGCCGGAGCGCGCAGGCGGAAGCGGAGCGCATTGCCCAGGCGGCGGAAAAGGTCGCCCATGCGAAGGTGCTGGAAGAGGCCTACGTTTCCGAGCAATCCGCGGAAAAGCAACGTGCCGAGCGGGACAAGGCCACCCAGTTCGCCAACATCGTCGTCCCGGCGGAGGTGGCCAAGCAGCGTCAGCTTGTGGAAGCGGATGCGGAGGCGGAAAAGGTCCGCCGGATCCAGCAGGGCAAGGCGGACGGTGTCCGTGCCGAGAAGCAGGCGGAAGCGGATGGTATCATCTTCGTGAAGGAAGCGGAGGCAGGCGGCTTGAAAGCCCGCCTCATCGCGGAGGCGGATGGTCTGAGATCCCGCCTGCTCGCGGAAGCGGAAGGTGCGCAGGCCGTCCTTGTCGGAAAGGCGAAGGGTTTCGAAGACCTCATCCAGTCCTGCCAAGGACCGGGCGGTGCACAGCAACTCCTCATCACCGAACTCCTGCCCCAGCTCGTCGAGGCCCAGGTCAAGGCGATCGCCAACCTCAAGATCGACAAGCTCACCGTCTGGGACAGCGGCAAGGGCGCGGACGGAAAAAACAGCACCGCCGGATTCCTTTCCGGCCTCGCAGGTTCAGTGCCTCCGCTGCATGAGCTGGCGAAGAACGTTGGCGTTGAACTGCCTTCCTATCTCGGCAAGCTGGACGACCCGCAGGCCAACCCGCCATCCGTGCAGCCTCCCTCACCGGAAGCACCGGTGACCGGAAACACGCAGTCTGCGGAAAACATCTGA
- a CDS encoding tyrosine-protein phosphatase: MIISVFRCLLPVAVAFSIASCGVGANLHQVDANVWRSSQPEKRDFRAMEKDGIREVLNLRRYHSDDAIAGNLVCHHVRMRAGKISDKEMLEALRVLAAAKQPIVVHCWHGSDRTGAVIAMYRMVIQRWPREKAIAEVLDPRYGHHADVFPNVREYLETVDVEKMRRLLREEGLLSGTA; this comes from the coding sequence ATGATCATATCCGTCTTCCGTTGCCTCCTCCCCGTGGCGGTTGCCTTCTCCATCGCCTCATGCGGGGTGGGGGCGAATCTCCATCAGGTGGACGCGAACGTGTGGCGCTCCTCCCAGCCGGAGAAGCGGGACTTCCGCGCTATGGAGAAGGACGGCATCCGGGAGGTGCTCAACCTGCGCCGGTATCACTCCGATGATGCCATCGCGGGAAACCTGGTGTGCCATCACGTGCGGATGCGCGCCGGAAAGATCAGCGACAAGGAGATGTTGGAGGCGCTGCGGGTGCTGGCCGCGGCGAAGCAACCCATCGTCGTCCATTGCTGGCATGGTTCTGACCGGACGGGCGCGGTCATCGCGATGTACCGGATGGTGATCCAGCGCTGGCCACGGGAGAAGGCCATCGCGGAAGTGCTGGATCCGCGATACGGCCACCATGCGGATGTGTTCCCGAACGTGCGGGAGTATCTGGAAACCGTGGATGTGGAGAAGATGCGCCGCCTGCTCCGGGAGGAGGGGCTTCTCAGCGGAACTGCTTGA
- a CDS encoding DUF4250 domain-containing protein has product MDLSNYLAMDPHLLFGLVNTELRNHSESLDDLVKTHDLDQAALEEKLEKAGYIYQSALKQFR; this is encoded by the coding sequence ATGGATCTTTCCAACTACCTCGCAATGGATCCCCATCTGTTGTTCGGACTGGTGAACACCGAGCTGCGCAATCACAGCGAGTCGCTCGATGATCTGGTGAAAACGCATGATCTGGACCAAGCCGCTCTGGAGGAAAAGCTGGAGAAAGCCGGCTACATCTACCAGTCCGCCCTCAAGCAGTTCCGCTGA
- a CDS encoding alpha/beta hydrolase produces the protein MSATAQERQPLWPEGKAPVGDGTFDPANAFITVHKPEKPNGAAVVICPGGGYRMLVTGGEGHGIAKWLNGFGVTGIVLEYRLPAGRPFVPLLDAQRAIRTTRSRAAEWGIDPARVGIIGFSAGGHLASTAGTHFDTGKADAEEAVERVSCRPDFMILIYPVITMDIATHGGSRQNLLGATPAAGHMELFSNEKQVTDKTPPAFLAHALDDKSVTIENSRMFRKVLADKGIPVELVELPSGGHGLNGYKGPMWDEWQAKSIVWLKGLKVIPE, from the coding sequence ATGTCCGCAACGGCTCAGGAACGCCAGCCCCTGTGGCCTGAAGGAAAAGCTCCCGTCGGCGACGGCACGTTCGATCCGGCGAATGCCTTCATCACCGTCCACAAGCCGGAGAAGCCGAATGGCGCGGCGGTCGTGATCTGCCCGGGTGGCGGCTACCGGATGCTGGTGACCGGCGGCGAGGGCCATGGCATCGCCAAATGGCTCAACGGATTCGGTGTGACGGGCATCGTCCTGGAGTACCGTCTGCCCGCAGGCCGGCCGTTCGTGCCGCTGCTGGACGCCCAGCGGGCGATCCGCACGACGCGTTCGCGCGCCGCGGAGTGGGGGATCGATCCGGCGCGGGTCGGAATCATCGGCTTTTCCGCCGGCGGGCACCTTGCATCCACGGCAGGAACCCATTTCGACACGGGCAAGGCGGACGCGGAGGAGGCGGTGGAACGTGTTTCCTGCCGCCCGGATTTCATGATCCTCATCTACCCGGTCATCACCATGGACATCGCCACCCATGGCGGCTCCAGGCAGAATCTGCTCGGCGCGACGCCCGCCGCCGGCCACATGGAGCTGTTTTCGAACGAGAAGCAGGTCACGGACAAAACGCCGCCCGCATTCCTCGCGCACGCGCTTGATGACAAGTCGGTCACCATTGAAAACAGCCGGATGTTCCGGAAAGTTCTCGCTGACAAAGGGATACCGGTGGAACTGGTCGAGCTGCCGAGTGGTGGCCACGGTCTCAACGGCTACAAGGGGCCGATGTGGGACGAGTGGCAGGCCAAATCGATCGTCTGGCTGAAAGGCCTGAAGGTGATCCCGGAATAA
- a CDS encoding DUF3127 domain-containing protein — translation MYETAGKIKVIYDTQSFASGFSKREFVVTTAADKYPQDLKFEVVKEKCQLLDGYKVGQDVTVNFDIRGNEYNGKYYVNLSAWKIQGGGGGNGGGGDPYDQSAPQRRSAPPRQNGQQQHAEPSAADLRKEDDFDDDDIPF, via the coding sequence ATGTACGAAACCGCCGGGAAAATCAAAGTCATCTACGATACGCAATCCTTTGCCAGCGGTTTCTCGAAGCGGGAGTTCGTGGTGACCACCGCCGCCGACAAGTATCCCCAGGATCTGAAGTTCGAGGTGGTGAAGGAAAAGTGCCAGTTGCTGGACGGCTACAAGGTCGGCCAGGACGTGACGGTCAACTTTGACATCCGGGGCAACGAGTACAACGGGAAATACTACGTGAACCTCTCCGCCTGGAAGATCCAGGGCGGTGGTGGCGGAAATGGCGGCGGCGGGGATCCCTATGACCAGTCCGCACCCCAGCGTCGGAGCGCTCCTCCGCGCCAGAATGGCCAGCAACAACACGCCGAACCTTCCGCCGCGGATCTCCGAAAGGAAGACGACTTCGACGACGACGATATCCCGTTCTGA
- a CDS encoding PepSY-associated TM helix domain-containing protein codes for MRFFKKSVFWLHLATGLAAGLVILILGLTGVIMSFERQILEANHGVKVSKAAEQVVAGPEKILGNHADASPAASGVTYYSDPEMPASVQFGRGKSAYADPYTGESLGEGNAGLKAFFAWVLRLHRWLTLQGESREIGGNITKAANLVFLFLVISGLYLWFPKRLSRTAFRAVATLQFRLKGRARDWNWHNTFGFWACIPLFFIVITGLVMSYSWANNLIYTAVGETPPPPRGAGGPPAAGGPSREGGERRGTRGGEGSMAREGRAEGGQGERRGRGEGSGPPREGRGGEGGMAARGEGRGGGGHSHDHGHDHDHDHAPVSLTGLDAGFEKVKAASPGWRTIIVSLPKGPTADYSVSYSHRGRPDLRRSLTVDLTSGEIVKNEGFEKQTTGRKLRSFVRWVHTGEALGWFGQALMGVASLAAVILVWTGFALSWRRFFKKRRASVQKQAVLRKAA; via the coding sequence ATGCGCTTTTTCAAGAAATCCGTCTTCTGGCTCCACTTGGCCACCGGTTTGGCGGCCGGGCTGGTGATTCTGATCCTCGGCCTCACCGGAGTGATCATGTCATTCGAGCGGCAGATCCTGGAGGCGAACCACGGGGTGAAAGTCTCGAAAGCGGCGGAGCAGGTGGTTGCTGGTCCGGAGAAAATCCTGGGCAACCATGCGGATGCGAGCCCGGCTGCAAGTGGTGTGACGTATTACAGTGATCCGGAGATGCCGGCGTCCGTGCAGTTCGGCCGAGGCAAATCCGCCTATGCGGACCCCTACACCGGTGAATCCCTCGGCGAGGGCAACGCGGGTCTGAAGGCTTTCTTCGCATGGGTGCTCCGTCTGCACCGTTGGCTGACCCTGCAGGGGGAATCCCGGGAGATCGGAGGCAACATCACGAAGGCGGCGAATCTGGTCTTTCTGTTCCTCGTCATTTCCGGTCTCTATCTGTGGTTCCCGAAGCGCCTGAGCCGCACCGCATTCCGTGCGGTCGCCACGCTCCAATTCCGCCTCAAAGGCCGGGCGAGGGACTGGAACTGGCACAACACGTTCGGCTTCTGGGCCTGCATACCCCTTTTCTTCATCGTGATCACCGGTCTGGTGATGTCCTATTCGTGGGCCAACAATCTGATCTATACCGCCGTTGGCGAAACTCCGCCTCCTCCGCGCGGAGCAGGTGGTCCACCTGCTGCAGGTGGGCCTTCCCGGGAAGGTGGAGAGCGTCGGGGAACCCGTGGCGGTGAAGGCTCCATGGCACGCGAAGGCCGGGCCGAAGGCGGGCAGGGTGAGCGCCGCGGCCGTGGTGAGGGCAGTGGTCCTCCCCGTGAAGGACGCGGCGGTGAAGGTGGCATGGCCGCACGGGGAGAAGGGCGGGGCGGTGGTGGCCACAGCCATGACCACGGCCATGACCACGACCATGACCACGCTCCGGTAAGTCTCACGGGGTTGGACGCAGGCTTTGAGAAGGTGAAGGCCGCCAGCCCCGGCTGGAGGACGATCATCGTCAGTCTGCCCAAAGGCCCCACCGCGGACTACTCGGTTTCTTATTCCCACCGCGGACGTCCGGATCTGCGGCGTTCCCTCACCGTGGATCTCACCTCCGGGGAGATCGTCAAAAACGAAGGTTTCGAGAAACAGACCACCGGGCGGAAACTCCGCAGCTTCGTCCGCTGGGTGCATACCGGCGAGGCGCTCGGCTGGTTCGGCCAGGCGCTCATGGGCGTGGCCTCGCTGGCGGCGGTCATCCTCGTCTGGACCGGTTTCGCGCTGAGCTGGCGGCGCTTCTTCAAGAAGCGCAGGGCTTCCGTGCAGAAGCAGGCGGTGCTAAGGAAAGCGGCGTGA
- a CDS encoding Fe2+-dependent dioxygenase, with protein MILCIPSVLAPLESAECRKLLEEALWEDGRATAGHQAMKVKDNMQVPGDHPAAHHVGAVILKALASNPLFMSAALPLHILPPMFNRYSGGQTYGTHVDASVRTMPDGRRIRTDLSCTLFFAEPEEYEGGELIIEDTYGAKSVKLNAGDMVLYPSTSLHRVEPVTSGTRLCSFFWLQSMIRSDERRSLLFDMDIAIQRLTGGLPDQPLVHEATTQLTGVYHNLLRQWAEM; from the coding sequence ATGATCCTCTGCATCCCCTCCGTGCTTGCACCGCTTGAATCGGCGGAATGCCGCAAGCTGCTGGAAGAAGCACTCTGGGAAGACGGCCGCGCCACGGCCGGCCACCAGGCGATGAAGGTGAAAGACAACATGCAGGTCCCGGGCGACCATCCCGCCGCCCACCACGTGGGCGCGGTGATCCTCAAGGCCCTGGCCTCCAACCCCCTTTTCATGTCGGCGGCGCTGCCGCTGCACATCCTGCCGCCGATGTTCAACCGCTACTCCGGCGGCCAGACCTACGGCACCCACGTGGATGCCTCCGTCCGCACCATGCCGGACGGCCGGCGCATCCGCACCGACCTTTCCTGCACCCTGTTCTTCGCCGAGCCGGAAGAATACGAAGGCGGCGAACTCATCATCGAGGACACCTACGGCGCGAAGAGTGTGAAACTCAACGCCGGGGACATGGTCCTCTACCCCTCCACCAGCCTCCACCGCGTGGAGCCGGTCACCAGCGGCACCCGCCTCTGTTCCTTCTTCTGGTTGCAGAGCATGATCCGGTCCGACGAACGGCGTTCCCTGCTGTTCGACATGGACATCGCCATCCAGCGGCTCACCGGCGGGCTGCCGGACCAACCCCTGGTCCATGAGGCGACCACCCAGCTCACCGGCGTCTATCACAACCTGCTCCGCCAGTGGGCGGAAATGTGA
- a CDS encoding TonB-dependent siderophore receptor, with product MKQTSKTSIRDIVSTREAIALATLLSVAHSTAAEPAKKEEAGNQKKQGQDGAVLDEVTVSATRSNPYNPQRVQSQKFTAPLVNTPQTISVIPKEVFNQQGAQGLADVLKNTPGITFLAGENGHVGGANSMNIRGFEASSNIFIDGVRDNGNYGRDIFNVESVEVVKGPAGDNGRGSTGGYINLATKTPQAESFYSGTAAYKFDETDANDHQRLTLDMNQVIENGPVPGMAFRLNALLQGGGVQGRDYAENNSWGLAPSVAFGLGTETRLTLAYQYWEQNNRPDIGFPGSAVPDTTSPVRPGGYVDRENFYGLTSDFDDVTSHTIYARFEHDFNDRLRFNNLTRYSLTDREAIYTVLGAFTAPDTVGRSRQAFYRETETFTNQSNITAEFETGSVGHTFAGGLEVAREKAHNPRDFVTASLGVPGGTNIYDPDTGTPVAADPTYNWVDDITVDTVAIYANDTLKFNEQWQASIGTRLEYFDAEARYKQEASGIVTRYQSDDLIFSGKAGIVFKPKENGSIYAAYGMSALPPGASSLSNDNGSRSTGGPTVPGGPLTGNNNLDSDVQKSYNYEVGTKWEFFDKNLTTSLAIFRSERENVSVGPNDPVTGEPTAYGDQVVTGVELGASGYVNENWMVFGGVSYLESENQDGNDLTFNPDWTANLWTTYRFPIGVTIGAGARYTASTAARVDAASGAATATLPESLIFDAMVSYELTKNVTLRLNVNNLTDEFYARTVNTAADSRRAYLGESRTYTLSADWKF from the coding sequence ATGAAACAAACATCCAAAACGTCGATCAGGGACATCGTCTCGACCCGCGAGGCGATCGCCCTGGCCACCCTGCTTTCCGTCGCCCACTCCACAGCCGCAGAGCCAGCGAAGAAAGAGGAAGCCGGCAACCAGAAGAAACAGGGCCAGGACGGAGCTGTTCTGGATGAAGTGACGGTCAGCGCGACCCGCTCCAACCCTTACAATCCCCAGAGGGTCCAGTCGCAGAAGTTCACCGCGCCGCTGGTCAACACCCCGCAGACCATCAGCGTCATCCCCAAGGAAGTGTTCAACCAACAAGGTGCGCAAGGCCTGGCGGACGTCCTCAAGAACACCCCTGGCATCACCTTCCTGGCTGGTGAGAACGGCCACGTCGGCGGTGCCAACAGCATGAACATCCGTGGCTTCGAAGCATCCAGCAACATCTTCATCGATGGCGTGCGCGACAACGGCAACTACGGTCGCGACATTTTCAACGTGGAGTCCGTGGAAGTGGTCAAGGGACCCGCCGGCGACAACGGCCGGGGCTCCACCGGCGGCTACATCAACCTGGCCACCAAAACACCGCAGGCTGAATCTTTCTACAGCGGCACCGCCGCCTACAAGTTCGACGAGACGGACGCCAACGACCACCAGCGCCTGACCCTGGACATGAACCAGGTGATCGAGAACGGTCCGGTTCCGGGCATGGCGTTCCGCCTCAACGCCCTCCTGCAGGGTGGTGGCGTCCAAGGCCGTGACTACGCGGAGAACAACAGTTGGGGTCTGGCACCGTCGGTCGCCTTCGGCCTCGGCACCGAAACCCGCCTCACCCTTGCCTACCAATACTGGGAGCAGAACAACCGCCCGGACATCGGCTTCCCGGGTTCCGCCGTTCCGGACACCACCTCCCCCGTCCGCCCGGGCGGCTACGTGGACCGCGAGAATTTCTACGGCCTCACGAGCGACTTTGATGATGTGACTTCCCACACCATCTACGCCCGCTTCGAACACGACTTCAACGACCGCCTGCGCTTCAACAACCTGACCCGCTACTCGCTCACCGACCGGGAGGCGATCTACACCGTGCTGGGCGCCTTCACCGCACCGGATACCGTCGGCCGCAGCCGCCAGGCCTTCTACCGCGAAACGGAGACGTTCACCAACCAGTCGAACATCACCGCGGAGTTCGAGACCGGTTCCGTCGGCCACACGTTCGCCGGTGGTCTGGAAGTCGCGCGCGAAAAGGCCCACAACCCACGCGACTTTGTGACCGCGAGCCTGGGAGTTCCCGGTGGAACGAACATCTATGATCCGGACACGGGCACTCCGGTTGCAGCCGATCCGACCTACAACTGGGTCGACGACATCACGGTGGACACCGTCGCAATCTATGCGAATGACACCCTGAAATTCAACGAGCAGTGGCAGGCTTCCATTGGCACCCGCCTGGAGTATTTCGACGCGGAGGCACGCTACAAGCAGGAAGCATCCGGAATCGTCACCAGATACCAATCGGACGATTTGATCTTCAGCGGCAAGGCAGGCATCGTGTTCAAGCCGAAGGAGAATGGCAGCATCTACGCCGCCTACGGCATGTCCGCCCTGCCTCCGGGCGCCAGCTCGCTCTCGAATGACAACGGTTCCCGCAGCACGGGTGGCCCGACCGTCCCCGGGGGTCCACTCACCGGCAACAACAACCTGGATTCGGACGTTCAGAAGTCCTACAACTACGAAGTCGGCACCAAGTGGGAGTTCTTCGACAAGAACCTCACCACCTCCCTCGCCATCTTCCGCAGCGAGCGCGAGAACGTTTCCGTCGGACCGAATGATCCGGTAACCGGAGAGCCAACGGCCTACGGGGACCAAGTGGTCACGGGCGTCGAACTCGGGGCGTCCGGATACGTCAATGAGAACTGGATGGTTTTCGGCGGCGTCTCCTACCTCGAGAGCGAGAACCAGGACGGCAACGACCTGACCTTCAACCCTGACTGGACCGCCAACCTCTGGACCACCTACCGCTTCCCGATCGGTGTGACCATCGGTGCAGGAGCCCGCTACACCGCTTCCACCGCAGCCCGTGTCGATGCGGCCAGCGGCGCGGCGACGGCCACCCTGCCCGAGTCGCTCATCTTCGACGCGATGGTGTCCTACGAGCTCACCAAGAACGTTACCCTCCGCCTCAACGTGAACAACCTGACGGACGAATTCTACGCCCGGACGGTCAACACCGCGGCGGATTCCCGTCGCGCCTACCTGGGCGAGTCCCGCACCTACACGCTCAGCGCGGACTGGAAGTTCTGA